Proteins encoded by one window of Xyrauchen texanus isolate HMW12.3.18 chromosome 24, RBS_HiC_50CHRs, whole genome shotgun sequence:
- the LOC127617925 gene encoding ADP-ribosyl cyclase/cyclic ADP-ribose hydrolase 1-like, translating into MEYEGVASSSRGKQKINRCLLIGIITFLAFAIILAFVLVYTLKKEHGPRETVLSRCQRYLDANPSASSVNDCERIWSVFEQAYVGKDPCDVAPEAYDPLIKAVQQKVPCNENLFWSKTNEMAHALTKNRNCLMTLEDTLLGFMFNGLTWCSKNGSKETFTTGCPGWMECINPMRSFWIRASANFAATACGNVSVMLNGSINSPFNPDSIFASVEMQNFNPATMDSLRVLLVTKETDMMTCSNKSLMDLQTLLSSGPLRAVTYTCRVIPHAKVKNCIDDLEIPCSDCW; encoded by the exons ATGGAATATGAGGGAGTTGCGAGCAGTTCACGtggaaaacagaaaataaatcgaTGTCTTCTTATTGGTATAATTACGTTCCTTGCGTTCGCGATTATTCTGGCATTTGTGTTAGTGTATACACTGAAGAAAGAACACGGCCCGAGAGAAACTGTGTTGAGCAGATGCCAGCGCTATTTGGACGCCAACCCATCAGCGTCGAG tgtCAATGACTGTGAGAGAATATGGAGTGTGTTCGAACAAGCGTATGTAGGAAAGGACCCATGTGATGTCGCTCCTGAAGCTTATGATCCTTTGATAAAGGCTGTTCAACAAAAAGTACCCTGCAATGAA AATCTATTCTGGAGCAAAACAAATGAAATGGCCCATGCTTTGACAAAGAATAGAAACTGCTTGATGACTTTGGAGGACACGTTGTTGGGCTTCATGTTCAATGGACTTACCTGGTGCAGCAAGAATGGAAGCAAAG AAACATTCACCACAGGTTGTCCTGGTTGGATGGAGTGTATTAATCCGATGCGCTCTTTTTGGATCAGGGCCTCTGCTAAC TTTGCTGCTACTGCCTGTGGAAATGTGTCTGTCATGCTTAATGGATCCATAAATTCTCCTTTCAACCCAGACAG TATATTTGCAAGTGTTGAAATGCAGAACTTTAACCCTGCCACAATGGACAGCCTCAGGGTTCTTCTTGTCACCAAGGAAACTGACAT GATGACATGTTCTAATAAGTCATTGATGGATCTTCAAACGCTACTCAGTTCTGGTCCTCTACGTGCAGTTACTTATACATGCAGAGTCATTCCTCA
- the LOC127618077 gene encoding uncharacterized protein LOC127618077 — translation MLKTFARTGQSGADQTLMLQRLGEFGDVVRSMDNKMDTMLQHFSANVSVGELSLPGDLLLPLDTQEDLALLDNSLRQDKEFQQRFLRFLAIKCGRDLKTTVWRMLQSIFSNHLSINTTWTGVGDKACFRDMFLKTIVQRAIRKNSATQDATDEAIQVNVTRYLKGASEREGGKRRRTSEPRLTTDTQASLTTGTLSLSCSQ, via the exons atgttgaagacgtttgctcgcactgggcaatcag gtgcagatcaaaccctaatgctgcaacgtcttggagagtttggtgatgttgtgcgtagcatggacaacaaaatggacactatgctgcaacatttcagtgccaatgtgtcggttggagagttatccctgccaggggatctgttactccccctagacacccaggaagatttggcgttgcttgacaacagtttgaggcaggataaagagttccagcaacgattt cttcggtttttggcaatcaaatgtgggagggacctaaagacaaccgtgtggcgaatgcttcagagtatcttctctaatcacctttccatcaatacaacctggactggtgtaggggataaagcatgttttagagacatgttcctgaagaccattgttcaaa gagccatccggaagaactcggcaacccaggatgccactgatgaggcgatccaggttaacgttacgcgttacctgaaaggagcatctgaacgtgaaggtggaaaaaggcgccgcacatctgaacctaggctgactactgacacccaagcatcactgacaactggaaccctttctttatcctgcagtcagtaa